In one Musa acuminata AAA Group cultivar baxijiao chromosome BXJ2-5, Cavendish_Baxijiao_AAA, whole genome shotgun sequence genomic region, the following are encoded:
- the LOC103984376 gene encoding transcription factor TCP4-like, whose product MKNAKAAIDELAELPPWSPSATVAAAQAASSRRHPPPSTQLLSAEQTIGESSSKPVAVADPALSTAFSFGVGGGDGGNEGNTFLPPSLDTDSIADTIKSFFPMAAAATPPSSSPSIGFLSYSPELPSRTSGQAQDLRLSLQSFQDPIFHNPESGHHHHHHHSQYHQSPTPSRHDAHFPSSAQLASDAAGWAEQSHRIAPWNMVDSSGGGGGYVFSFPPPQAAPLHSLLGQSLFFSQRGPLQSSNSPAVRAWADPVDAAADHRMQPALYPSMPSIGFASGASFPGFRIPARIQGEEEHDGHNDKPPSAASASRH is encoded by the coding sequence ATGAAGAACGCCAAGGCCGCCATCGACGAGCTCGCCGAGCTTCCGCCTTGGAGCCCCTCCGCCACAGTCGCAGCCGCCCAGGCCGCCTCCTCCCGCCGCCACCCTCCGCCGTCCACTCAGCTCCTCTCCGCCGAGCAGACCATCGGGGAGTCCAGCAGCAAACCGGTTGCCGTTGCCGATCCAGCTCTTTCTACTGCTTTTAGTTTCGGCGTCGGCGGGGGCGACGGCGGCAACGAAGGTAATacctttcttcctccttccttggACACCGACTCCATTGCCGACACTATCAAGTCCTTTTTCCCAATGGCTGCTGCTGCAACTCCGCCGTCTTCTAGCCCTTCCATCGGTTTCCTGTCCTACTCGCCGGAACTTCCGTCACGTACCAGTGGCCAAGCTCAAGACCTCCGCCTCTCCCTCCAATCCTTCCAAGACCCGATCTTTCACAACCCAGAATCCggccaccatcaccaccaccaccacagccAGTACCACCAGAGCCCAACTCCTTCTAGGCACGATGCACATTTCCCGAGCTCCGCCCAGCTGGCCTCCGATGCGGCCGGCTGGGCCGAGCAGAGCCACCGGATTGCTCCGTGGAATATGGTGGACTCGAGTGGCGGCGGTGGGGGATACGTGTTCAGTTTCCCACCGCCTCAGGCGGCGCCGCTGCACTCTTTGCTCGGACAAAGCCTGTTCTTTTCTCAGAGGGGACCCCTTCAGTCCAGTAACTCGCCCGCGGTTCGTGCTTGGGCCGACCCTGTGGACGCCGCAGCCGACCACCGGATGCAACCTGCGCTTTATCCATCCATGCCATCCATCGGATTCGCATCCGGTGCCAGTTTCCCAGGGTTCCGCATCCCGGCACGGATCCAGGGCGAAGAGGAGCACGACGGCCACAACGACAAGCCGCCCTCTGCTGCCTCTGCTTCTCGCCACTGA